A single region of the Musa acuminata AAA Group cultivar baxijiao chromosome BXJ1-11, Cavendish_Baxijiao_AAA, whole genome shotgun sequence genome encodes:
- the LOC135596964 gene encoding uncharacterized protein LOC135596964, which yields MNSVQSISLSNRGFLIGPTVTNARNSSLSWASYSNSTCLYAVPSIEFSQCKVCPRLVHSARKSERCAPVYASGKRGNSKSENEPFSWESLKKAIGGFGRELTVQDMLREHARQRQFDGNGGDGISRGGGGDGSGGPEDEGFAGQFDEFLQVIMAVVGVAFLYTLMIGGEELTRLTRDYIKYLFGAKPSVRLTHSMEKWHKFYKRIARKGIVREDWLEREIVTTPTW from the exons ATGAATTCTGTTCAATCAATTTCCTTGTCTAATAGAGGTTTCCTTATTGGGCCCACTGTGACAAATGCAAGAAACTCTTCTTTATCTTGGGCCTCATACTCAAATTCTACATGCTTATATGCTGTTCCATCCATTGAGTTCTCTCAATGCAAGGTGTGTCCAAGATTGGTTCATAGTGCACGAAAGAGTGAAAGATGTGCTCCAGTTTATGCATCTGGGAAAAGGGGTAACTCCAAGAGTGAAAATGAG CCTTTTTCATGGGAATCACTGAAGAAAGCTATTGGAGGCTTTGGAAGAGAGCTAACAGTGCAGGATATGTTGAGAGAGCACGCACGGCAAAGACAATTTGATGGAAATGGAGGTGATGGAATATCTCGTGGGGGTGGTGGCGATGGTTCGGGTGGTCCAGAAGATGAAGGTTTTGCAGGACAATTTGATGAATTCCTGCAAGTGATTATGGCAGTTGTTGGTGTGGCATTTTTG TATACCTTAATGATTGGTGGTGAGGAACTGACTCGTCTCACCAGAGACTATATCAAGTATCTTTTTGGGGCTAAGCCCAGCGTACGCTTGACACATTCCATGGAGAAATGGCACAAGTTCTATAAAAGAATTGCTCGGAAGGGGATAGTAAGAGAGGATTGGTTGGAACGGGAAATCGTTACCACACCCACATGGTGA
- the LOC135596963 gene encoding protein LATERAL BRANCHING OXIDOREDUCTASE 1-like has protein sequence MATKENSGTAVIEGRVEDVQELRRSHPTVIPARYVRDGNERPSPALSPILPSMDVPVIDLSRLGSCSSKTPERESEMAKLAAACEGWGFFQVINHGVEHELLEKMEKLAKEFFMLPLEEKEKYPMPPGGIQGYGHAFVFSEEQKLDWCNMFALGLAPAFMRKPELWPSNPPSFSETLEKYSNSIRLLCETLLGFIAESLGLRRSFFNEMFGEAVQAVRMNYYPPCSRPDLVLGLTPHSDGSALTVLQQDTASVGLQILKDGAWLPVHPIANALVVNVGDTLEVLTNGKYKSVEHRAVTNRESDRLSMVTFYAPSYEIELGPVPELVNDKACLYRRYNHGEYSRHYITNKLEGKKRLEFAKIQTSL, from the exons ATGGCAACGAAGGAGAATTCCGGCACTGCAGTGATCGAAGGCCGCGTCGAGGACGTTCAAGAGCTACGGCGCTCTCATCCGACGGTGATCCCTGCGCGCTACGTGCGAGATGGCAACGAGAGGCCTTCTCCTGCTCTCTCGCCCATCCTCCCTTCCATGGACGTCCCCGTGATCGACTTATCGAGGCTgggcagctgcagcagcaaaaCACCAGAGCGTGAATCGGAGATGGCAAAGCTCGCTGCTGCCTGCGAAGGGTGGGGCTTCTTCCAG GTAATCAACCATGGAGTGGAGCATGAGCTGCTAGAGAAGATGGAGAAGCTGGCCAAGGAGTTCTTCATGCTGCCtttggaggagaaggagaagtacCCGATGCCACCCGGTGGGATTCAGGGTTACGGCCACGCCTTCGTCTTCTCGGAGGAGCAGAAGCTGGACTGGTGCAACATGTTTGCGCTGGGCCTCGCGCCTGCCTTCATGAGAAAGCCTGAACTATGGCCCTCGAATCCACCTTCCTTCAG TGAGACACTGGAGAAGTACTCCAACAGCATAAGACTACTATGTGAGACACTGCTCGGCTTCATCGCCGAGAGCCTCGGCCTCCGCCGCAGCTTCTTCAACGAGATGTTTGGGGAGGCCGTGCAAGCTGTGAGGATGAACTACTACCCGCCATGTTCGAGGCCGGACCTCGTTCTGGGGCTGACCCCGCACTCCGACGGCAGCGCCCTCACCGTCCTGCAGCAAGACACAGCATCCGTCGGCCTGCAGATCCTCAAAGACGGCGCCTGGCTTCCCGTCCATCCCATCGCCAACGCCCTCGTGGTCAACGTCGGCGACACGCTCGAG GTGCTCACGAACGGCAAGTACAAGAGCGTGGAACACCGAGCGGTGACCAACCGGGAGAGCGACAGGCTCTCCATGGTCACATTCTACGCTCCCAGCTACGAGATCGAATTGGGTCCCGTTCCTGAACTGGTGAATGACAAGGCATGCTTGTATAGGAGATACAATCATGGCGAATACAGTCGCCACTACATCACCAACAAGCTGGAAGGGAAGAAGAGGTTGGAATTTGCCAAGATTCAGACGAGTCTCTGA